GGGCCGCAGATGCACAAGAGCGTGGGCATTACCTGACCTGTTGTTGGGCTTCGTTGAGTGACATCGTTTCCGTGTGACCATCGGGATAGCGAAGGGTATACTGCCCATTTTCATCCAGGTAGTTCAGCGGAACCCCCTTTTTTTTCAGTTCAAGCTCAAGGATTACGCGCTGATTCTCTATGGCAGTTTCGACCAGTTCTTCAAGGGTAAGCGACATAATGCCTCCGTCCCCACAGATTACGGGTAAGCCTGTTGCCGGTCAACGGCCTGTGCCTGTGTGGCAAACAAGGGATGAAGCGCAGGCTGCCGACCTATGCAAGCGCCACAAAGGCAAAACCTATCATCTGAGGGAGGTGATGCCGAGCAAATCCTGCTGGCTATTCTGGCCCAAGTTTTGGGAGGGGCACCCGGCCACCCCTGGGACGATCCTGCAAGCCGTTTTTTGCAATCTGTGCAGCAGGCCCCCAAGGACAAAGCCTATTCCGAAGTGCAGGCGTGAAATTTTTGCGGCCTAGGTGGGGGCACAGGGGAGCCTCTGTTGTTGGCTACACCAAAGACGGGGGCAAGCGCCTTCAACGGACCGCTGTGCCCCTCCCTTTGAGGTAGCCCCCCCCTTGATGTAGCTCCTGTTTTTCTCGGATAAAGCCGTAAGACCCGCCCTGTTTTGAACATCAGGGCGGGTCTTGTGCGCTTGTGACGGGATATTTTTGCACTCCGGCGCGGCTTGCGGTCTTGCCGGAATTTGGTCTGCTGCCGCCCTTTGGCGCCGGTCAGGCTCGGTCCTCGCGGGGGCTGCTTTTTTTTGCTAATGCACGAACATTCCATGTATTATTACCGTGAAAACAGGTGCAGTGTCTGTGAATGTCCTATTGGGATAGTCAATTATAATTTTCTTTAGGAATTTGTTGTGAATTTTTGCACTGAGTAAATATTTTTTTGAAAGAGTCGTTGACACAACTATATAATTTTTGTATTCCACAAAACAATATAAAAAGGGAATAGACTGGTTGCGCAGTCAATATCTCCTTTGAAAATATTTTTGTTGTCTTTTACACAGAGTGAGATGCTCTATGGCCGCCAATGATGTTATGGACCTTGTCTACATTATGGTTTTTTGCCTGGGGGGCATCAGCTTTGCGCTGGGGCCATTTGTACTGGTCTTTTTTCTTGCGCCGCGTCTGACGCGCAACACTGTCGGCAAAACCCGGCAGATAGTTGAATGCGGCATAGACCCCATCGGCGACGCCTGGATAAAGTTCGGCGCTGTGTACTATATGTATGCCTTGCTTTTCCTGGCTTTTGCCGTGGATATTCTGTTTCTCTTTCCCGTGGCCATTATCTATGCCAAAACTACAATAGTCAGCGACTTGCGGGCATTTGTGGAAGTCTTCCTCTTTGTGGGCATTTTGTCCCTGGTTATCGTGTACGCGTGGAAAAAGGGAGTGTTCCAGTGGCAGAGGAAAATGTTTTCGGATCGGTAGTCCAGTTTTCGAGTCTGGACCGGCTGCTGGATTTGTGCCGGGCCAATTCGCTCTGGCCCATGACCTTTGGTCTGGCCTGCTGTGCCATTGAGATGATGGCCGCCGGCGCGTCACGCTTTGATCTGGCCCGCTTCGGGGCGGAGGTCTTTCGGCCGTCGCCGCGCCAGAGCGACGTGATGATCGTTTCCGGCACGGTCAACAAAAAAATGGCCCCGGCCGTGCAGACCCTGTACGACCAAATGCCCGAACCCAAGTGGGTCATTGCCATGGGCAACTGCGCCATTTCCGGCGGGCCCTTTGTCTACGAGGGGCAGTACGGCATTGTGGAAGGGGTGGACAAGCTCTTCCCCGTGGATGTCTACATTCCCGGCTGTCCGCCGCGGCCCGAAGCTCTTATTGAGGGCATCCTCAAGCTGGAAGAAAAACTCACGGGCAAGCGGCGCTGGCCCGTAGTGACGCCGCCCCCCCTGCCCGGACCCGCCGCCGCGCGGGAGGCGTCGGCCCAGGCCGCGCCCCAGAGCGACAACGACACGGACGCGCCCCTTGCCATGGAGGTGAACGGTCATGTTGCCTGAGGCCCCCCGCATGAGCGCAACCCCCGCGCACGCGGATCCGGCAGCCCTGCGCGCGCGTCTTGCAGCCTTGCCGGGCGTGAGCGTGCGGGACACGGATCACGCCGCCCTGGGCTATGACCTGGAGGTGCGCGTGCCTGCAACGGCCGTTCCGGAGGCTGTGGGCCTGCTGGATGCGGCAGGGTATTTTCTTGAGGGCATGACCGGCGTGGACTGGCTGGGCGAGCGGGAAACCCTGCTCAAGGAGGCCAAGGCCAAAGCGGCTGCCGCCGCCAAAGCCGCGGCAGACGCGGAAGCTGCGGCGGACGGCGCAGCAACGGCCCCTGCGGCAGCCCCGCAAGAGGCGGCCCCCGGCATTCCCGAAGAGGACGAGCTGGAAGTGGTTTACGACTGCAACCGCTATGCGGCCCGGCACCGGGTGTCCGTGCGGGTGCGCGTGCCGCGTTCCGCCCCGCAGTTGCCGAGCATTGCGCAGATCTACCCCATAGCGCATTGGCACGAGCGCGAAATTCATGAATTTTTCGGCATTGTGTTTACGGGGCATCCCTATCTTGTGCCCCTGTTGTTGCCTGAGGACGCGGATTATCACCCCCTGCTCAAGGATTATGGCGCATGAACTTCCTGGCCCAAAGTCCCACCGACGAGCGTTTCGTCCTGAACCTGGGGCCGCAGCATCCCGCCACGCACGGCGTGCTGCGCGTCAAGGTCGTCATGGACGGGGAGTATATTGTGGAGGCCGAGCCCGTGCTGGGCTACATCCACCGTATGCACGAAAAGATGGCTGAAAACCGCACCTGGGCGCAGTTCATGGCCAATACGGGCCGTATGGACTACCTGCACGCCCTGGCCTACAATTTCGGTTACGCCTGTGTGGTGGAGCGCGCCGCTGGCATTGAAGCGCCGGAGCGCGCCCAGTACATCCGGGTCATCACCACGGAGCTCAACCGCGTTTCCAGCCATTTGCTCTGGCTGGGGGCCTTTGTGTTGGACCTTGGCGGCTTCTCCCCCCTGCTGTATGCCTTTGACGACCGCGAACAGATTCTGGACCTGCTGGAGTCCGTGACCGGATCCCGCCTGACGTACTGCTATTTCCGCTTCGGCGGGGTCTACAACGACGTGGACGAAAATTTTGTGGCCGGGACGCGGGCCTTCATTAAAAGGATGCGTTCCCGTCTGCCCATGTACCACAACCTGGTTACCAAGAATCTTATTTTCCGCCAGCGCCTGGAAGGTGTGGGCATTGTCTCTGCGGAAATGTGCCGCAAGTACGGGGCCACGGGACCGGTGGCGCGCGGCGCGGGCATTGCCTTTGACGTGCGCCGCCACGAGCCCTACAGCGTCTATGACCGCTTCCGCTTTGACGTGCCCGTATACCATGAGGCCGACTCCCTGGCGCGCTACAATGTGCGCATGGATGAGATGGAACAGAGCCTGCGTATCATTGAACAGGCTCTGGAGCAGCTGCCCGGCGGGCCGGTTATGGCGGCCAAGGTGCCCAAAAACATCAAGCCGCCCAAGGGCGATTACTACCACGCGGTGGAAACGGCGCGCGGCCTTCTGGGCATCCACGCCGTCAGCGACGGCACGGGTTCGCCCTGGCGGCTTAAGCTGCGCACGCCCTGTTTTTCCAACCTGCTGGTCTTCGGCGAGGCCTGTAAAGGCATGCTGCTGCCCGACGCTCTGGCGCTTCTGGGCAGCCTGGACCTGGTGATCCCCGACATCGACCGCTGAGGAAGGCACGTCATGAACTGGAACTCCGAACCCCTGCGCCTGTTGCTCTACCTTTTGGGCTTCCTCGCCTTTGTGGCCCTCAACGCGGCCTATCTGGTCTGGGTGGAGCGCAAGGTGGCCGGGCACATCCAGCGCCGCATCGGCCCCAAGGAAGTGGGGCCCTACGGTCTGTTGCAGCCCATTGCCGACGGCGTCAAGCTCATGGTCAAGCAGGTCTTTATCCCCAAGGATGCCGACGGCGTGCTGTTCTGCCTGGGGCCCGTATTGGTCATGACCCCGGCCTTTCTCAGCTTTGTGGCCCTGCCGTACGGGCCGGGGCTGGTGGCCCGCGACCTGAACCTGGGCTTGCTGGCCATCTACGCCTTCGCCTCGGTCAACGTCATGGGCCTTTTGCTGGGGGCCTGGGGCTCACGCAACAAGTTTGCGGTCATTTCCGCGGCGCGTGTGGTTTCTCAGAACGTAGCCTATGAAATTCCCATGCTGTTGGTGGTGGTCAGCCTGGTCATGGTCACGGGCACGCTCAATCTGGGCACGACGGTGGCCGAACAGTCCGGCGGCTTCTGGCACTGGAACGCTTTTCGCCTGGGGGCGAGCCCCCTCATGCCCGTGGCCTGCGTTATTTTCTTTATCTGTATGCTGGCTGAAACCAACCGCGCCCCCTTTGACATGGCCGAAGCTGAAAGTGAGCTGGTGGCCGGGGCTTTTACGGAATATTCGGGCATGGGCTTCGGCGTCTATTTCATGGGCGAGTACGCCAATGTGGTGGTGGGCTCCACCTTGCTCACCATTTTGTTTCTGGGCGGCTGGGATTGCCCCTTGGGTCTTTGGCCCGGTCCGCACTGGCTGCTTATCAAGCTCTACGCCGTCATCTTTACCGTGGTATGGATACGCTGGACCTTTCCGCGCACCACATTTTACGGCTTGCTGAACCTTTCGTGGAAGGTGCTTATCCCCGTGGCGCTCATTAACCTTCTGCTCACCAGCGCGCTGCTCAAGGTGTTTTAGCATGACCACATACTTCAAAAATATTTTTGCCGGCGGCTGGAGCCTGGTGGTGGGCATGGGCATCACCCTGCGCTATTTTTTCATGCCCGTGGTCACAAGCTGCTACCCGCGCGAAACGCCGCCCATCCCCCCGCGTTACCGGGGGCACATCGACCTGGTGTACGACCCGGAAACGGGCAAGGACCGTTGCATTGTCTGCGGTTCCTGCCAAAAGGCCTGTCCGTCCGGCTGCATTTCTTTGGAAGGGGAAAAGCTGGAGGGCGCCAAGAAAAAAACGCTTACCCGCTACGAACTGGATTTTACCCGCTGCAGCCTGTGCGGCATGTGTGTGGAAGCCTGCCCCACAGAGGCCCTGACCTTTTCACGCGAATACAACCTGGCCGGCTTTGACGCGAAGGACTACCATTTCGATCTCGTCCGGCGGCTCAAGGAGCGTCCGTGATGTTCAGCCCGCAGACCCTGGCGGCTCTGGCCGAAGGCATTTTCTGGTTCTTTGTGGTGGTGACCTTTACGGGCGGCGTGCTGGCCGTGGGGGCGCACTCGCTTATCCGCCGGGTGGCGGGGCTGGCCCTGTGCTTCACGGGGGTGGCGGGCCTTTACTACTATCTTTCCAGCCCCTTTGTGGCTTTTATGCAGATGCTCATCTATGTGGGCGCGCTTTGCGTCACCATCACCTTTGCCATCATGTTGGCGGAAACCACCGACGCCCGGCGCGCGCCCCGGCGGCGGGGCTTTACAGTGCTGCTGGGCGCGGCGGGCAGCGTTTTGGTGACGGTGGTTCTGGCGGGGCAGGCATTGTATGGCGTATGGCCGCAACCCCCCGCTGCACAGGCCCCCGGCACGGTGGAGCGCGTGGGCGAGGCTCTGTTGAGCACCTACTCCATGAGTTTTGAGCTTATTTCCGTGGTTCTGGTGGTGGCCATGGTAGGCGCGCTGGCCCTGGCGCGCCACGGGAGGGAGAAATGATCGCCAGCGCAAGCCAGTCGTTGGAAGCGTACCTGATTATCGGCGCGGGCCTGTTCGGTCTGGGCTTGTTTGGCATGGCCGTGCGGCGCACCTTTATCGGCATGCTTATCGCTTCGGAGCTGATCCTCTGCGGAGCTTCGGTGAATTTTATGGCTTTTGGGCGCTTTACGGCCCCGGACCCGGTGGCGGGGCAGGTGGCCACCCTGTTTGTCATGGCCATTGCGGCGGCAGAGGCGGTCATCGTCCTCTCCATTATTCTGGCCGTATACCGGCTCTACCGCTCCATTGAGACGGACGGGCCCTCGGATATGCACGGCTAGAGCAAGGTTATTTTGCCATTGCTCCAGAGGCCCCGGCAGGGGGCTGACGGCGCAGACCGTGGGCAGTTGAAAGCTGCGGTCGGGATTTTTTACAGCTCACACGGCGCGAGGGGGGCAGACCCCCGCGCGCAACCGCTCTGGGGGAGCACATGGAAATGGTTGCATCCGTCATACCCCTGGCCGCCGTATTCTCCGGCCTCGTGGGCGCCTGCCTGGTCGTGCTGACCGGGCGCTGGCCCAACGTGCGCGAGACGGTCTCCTTTGTCACGGCGGTGGTCATGTTTGCCCTGGTGGCCTCCATGATCCCCGACGTGGCCCCCGCGCCTGTGGGGCGCGGCCTCACCCTGCACCAGACGCTCTTTCCCATTCTTCCGGGGCTTT
This sequence is a window from Desulfovibrio legallii. Protein-coding genes within it:
- a CDS encoding NADH-quinone oxidoreductase subunit A, translated to MAANDVMDLVYIMVFCLGGISFALGPFVLVFFLAPRLTRNTVGKTRQIVECGIDPIGDAWIKFGAVYYMYALLFLAFAVDILFLFPVAIIYAKTTIVSDLRAFVEVFLFVGILSLVIVYAWKKGVFQWQRKMFSDR
- a CDS encoding NADH-quinone oxidoreductase subunit B; the encoded protein is MAEENVFGSVVQFSSLDRLLDLCRANSLWPMTFGLACCAIEMMAAGASRFDLARFGAEVFRPSPRQSDVMIVSGTVNKKMAPAVQTLYDQMPEPKWVIAMGNCAISGGPFVYEGQYGIVEGVDKLFPVDVYIPGCPPRPEALIEGILKLEEKLTGKRRWPVVTPPPLPGPAAAREASAQAAPQSDNDTDAPLAMEVNGHVA
- a CDS encoding NADH-quinone oxidoreductase subunit C translates to MSATPAHADPAALRARLAALPGVSVRDTDHAALGYDLEVRVPATAVPEAVGLLDAAGYFLEGMTGVDWLGERETLLKEAKAKAAAAAKAAADAEAAADGAATAPAAAPQEAAPGIPEEDELEVVYDCNRYAARHRVSVRVRVPRSAPQLPSIAQIYPIAHWHEREIHEFFGIVFTGHPYLVPLLLPEDADYHPLLKDYGA
- a CDS encoding NADH-quinone oxidoreductase subunit D codes for the protein MNFLAQSPTDERFVLNLGPQHPATHGVLRVKVVMDGEYIVEAEPVLGYIHRMHEKMAENRTWAQFMANTGRMDYLHALAYNFGYACVVERAAGIEAPERAQYIRVITTELNRVSSHLLWLGAFVLDLGGFSPLLYAFDDREQILDLLESVTGSRLTYCYFRFGGVYNDVDENFVAGTRAFIKRMRSRLPMYHNLVTKNLIFRQRLEGVGIVSAEMCRKYGATGPVARGAGIAFDVRRHEPYSVYDRFRFDVPVYHEADSLARYNVRMDEMEQSLRIIEQALEQLPGGPVMAAKVPKNIKPPKGDYYHAVETARGLLGIHAVSDGTGSPWRLKLRTPCFSNLLVFGEACKGMLLPDALALLGSLDLVIPDIDR
- the nuoH gene encoding NADH-quinone oxidoreductase subunit NuoH, with amino-acid sequence MNWNSEPLRLLLYLLGFLAFVALNAAYLVWVERKVAGHIQRRIGPKEVGPYGLLQPIADGVKLMVKQVFIPKDADGVLFCLGPVLVMTPAFLSFVALPYGPGLVARDLNLGLLAIYAFASVNVMGLLLGAWGSRNKFAVISAARVVSQNVAYEIPMLLVVVSLVMVTGTLNLGTTVAEQSGGFWHWNAFRLGASPLMPVACVIFFICMLAETNRAPFDMAEAESELVAGAFTEYSGMGFGVYFMGEYANVVVGSTLLTILFLGGWDCPLGLWPGPHWLLIKLYAVIFTVVWIRWTFPRTTFYGLLNLSWKVLIPVALINLLLTSALLKVF
- a CDS encoding NuoI/complex I 23 kDa subunit family protein gives rise to the protein MTTYFKNIFAGGWSLVVGMGITLRYFFMPVVTSCYPRETPPIPPRYRGHIDLVYDPETGKDRCIVCGSCQKACPSGCISLEGEKLEGAKKKTLTRYELDFTRCSLCGMCVEACPTEALTFSREYNLAGFDAKDYHFDLVRRLKERP
- a CDS encoding NADH-quinone oxidoreductase subunit J, with amino-acid sequence MFSPQTLAALAEGIFWFFVVVTFTGGVLAVGAHSLIRRVAGLALCFTGVAGLYYYLSSPFVAFMQMLIYVGALCVTITFAIMLAETTDARRAPRRRGFTVLLGAAGSVLVTVVLAGQALYGVWPQPPAAQAPGTVERVGEALLSTYSMSFELISVVLVVAMVGALALARHGREK
- the nuoK gene encoding NADH-quinone oxidoreductase subunit NuoK, which produces MIASASQSLEAYLIIGAGLFGLGLFGMAVRRTFIGMLIASELILCGASVNFMAFGRFTAPDPVAGQVATLFVMAIAAAEAVIVLSIILAVYRLYRSIETDGPSDMHG